In a single window of the Halobacteriovorax sp. HLS genome:
- the dnaJ gene encoding molecular chaperone DnaJ — protein MSKRDYYEVLGVDKGAGKDEIKKAYRKMAMKFHPDRNPDNAEAEAKFKEASEAAEVLLDENKKSRYDQFGHAGVDGQAGGFGGGFGGGFGGGDFGDLGDIFGEIFGGGRRGGGRRRSSARAGNDLQMALEVDFSEAAFGCEKTISINRLAECGTCHGSGGKDGSKPVDCDMCGGMGEVRRQQGFFTVSQTCPKCQGSGQKIDNPCGKCNGDGRSRKKTELSVKVPAGIDHGQRLKLSGEGDAGSKGGPAGDLYVVIDLKEHDLFERDGFDVHCTIPVSFSQAALGADIEVPTLDGKVSVKVPSGTQSGKKMRLKGKGIQRLGGYGQGDQIMHIHVETPQTLTKEQEELFMKLAEMDSDNSHPMSRGFFDKVKDLFQ, from the coding sequence ATGAGCAAAAGAGACTATTACGAAGTTTTAGGCGTTGATAAGGGCGCTGGAAAGGATGAAATTAAGAAAGCATATCGTAAAATGGCGATGAAGTTTCACCCTGATAGAAACCCTGATAATGCTGAAGCCGAAGCTAAATTTAAAGAAGCGTCTGAAGCAGCCGAAGTACTATTGGACGAGAACAAAAAGTCTCGTTACGACCAATTTGGCCATGCCGGAGTTGATGGACAGGCCGGCGGTTTCGGTGGTGGGTTCGGCGGCGGATTCGGCGGTGGAGATTTCGGTGATCTTGGCGATATCTTTGGAGAAATTTTTGGTGGAGGTAGAAGAGGTGGTGGACGTAGACGTTCTTCAGCTCGTGCCGGAAATGATTTACAGATGGCACTGGAAGTTGACTTCTCTGAGGCCGCTTTTGGTTGCGAAAAAACAATCTCAATTAATAGACTAGCAGAGTGTGGAACTTGTCATGGTTCAGGTGGTAAGGATGGTTCTAAGCCAGTTGATTGCGACATGTGTGGTGGTATGGGTGAAGTGAGAAGGCAACAAGGCTTCTTCACTGTTTCTCAAACTTGTCCGAAGTGTCAGGGCTCAGGACAGAAAATAGATAATCCATGTGGAAAATGTAATGGAGATGGACGATCTAGAAAGAAGACGGAGCTCTCTGTTAAAGTTCCTGCTGGAATTGATCATGGTCAAAGACTAAAGCTTTCAGGTGAAGGCGATGCTGGATCTAAAGGTGGACCTGCCGGAGATCTATACGTTGTAATTGATTTAAAAGAACATGACTTATTTGAAAGAGATGGGTTTGATGTTCACTGTACTATCCCTGTATCTTTCTCTCAGGCCGCACTTGGGGCGGATATTGAAGTGCCTACTCTAGATGGAAAGGTTTCTGTTAAAGTTCCTAGTGGTACTCAGTCTGGAAAGAAGATGAGACTTAAAGGGAAAGGAATTCAGAGATTAGGTGGTTATGGTCAGGGTGATCAAATAATGCATATTCATGTAGAAACTCCTCAGACTCTTACTAAGGAACAGGAAGAATTGTTCATGAAGCTTGCTGAAATGGATAGTGATAATTCTCATCCAATGAGTAGGGGATTCTTTGATAAAGTAAAAGACTTATTTCAATAA
- a CDS encoding ABC transporter substrate-binding protein: MRNILNILILVSFVSCSGISMLSGVDPKDLYTEKFMTFITSVKEEYKKGQSESALKKLQAYNTENLLPSEQALRRNLIGVINFSEKNYEQAIYNFELAVGKSRLDKALTAQIQLNLSSSFYKLGYLDKAYATLAICEFKNLQKAEAKKFHKLYYSIATELDKPSQAMKSIIWYLSDIDNLSGLKSQPMYQKLMNSFFQLTSNEKRRILQEFEDEPFLVVGYLGYLESEKLYYGGSRDDAKDLLSWVDSKYANFAEIELLIANFKFRLESFTKMNPFSIGVILPSSGEKLEFGKRALVGIDNGIRELNKNIENGPKYEVFLKDSEGSGVVGAYRVKELVEKHYVSVIIGGLFSSEATKEYLEAKRHGVLFISLSQIYLPKEEKNHLLLEIPGSVESLVNNLFSEDMLNHFGKRAAVIYPDSERGQAYVDEFWRKAKIHDVKVTEVKSYDKNKTDHRETIQKLLGLKYKRERQEELDIMEDIHSLEKSSSTRRIQTLKPIVDFDWAFVPAFPNEALQIIPSFTYFDAFNLNLIGGPSWRSKALSRESHKLGSLYFIGDDFKIDNSTFVNNFIDRYKVQPRLIEMRAYDAFNVLNTILAESSITTRDELEMLVRSREEIVGLTGTWTLQDNVWLKQMVPLKLRRGKIEPVQFVKKEDEKKSL; the protein is encoded by the coding sequence ATGAGAAATATTTTAAATATACTAATTTTAGTTAGCTTTGTTTCATGTTCAGGAATATCAATGCTCTCAGGTGTTGATCCAAAAGATTTATATACTGAGAAATTTATGACTTTTATTACTTCTGTAAAAGAAGAATATAAAAAAGGTCAGTCCGAAAGTGCACTAAAGAAGTTACAAGCTTACAACACTGAAAACCTTCTACCTTCAGAACAAGCTCTTAGACGTAATTTGATTGGTGTTATTAATTTTTCTGAGAAGAATTACGAACAGGCCATTTATAATTTTGAATTGGCCGTAGGGAAGTCTCGACTAGATAAGGCCCTGACAGCTCAGATACAGCTAAACCTTTCTAGCTCATTTTATAAGTTAGGTTACCTTGATAAAGCCTATGCCACTTTAGCGATTTGTGAATTTAAGAATTTACAGAAAGCTGAGGCGAAGAAGTTTCATAAACTTTATTATTCAATAGCAACTGAGCTTGATAAGCCATCACAGGCAATGAAATCAATAATATGGTACTTGTCTGATATTGATAACCTCAGTGGACTAAAATCGCAGCCAATGTATCAAAAACTAATGAATTCATTCTTTCAACTGACTTCTAATGAGAAAAGAAGAATCTTGCAAGAGTTTGAAGATGAACCATTCTTAGTTGTTGGATATCTCGGTTATCTTGAGTCTGAAAAATTATACTACGGTGGTTCAAGGGATGATGCAAAGGACCTCTTAAGCTGGGTCGATTCGAAGTATGCAAACTTTGCGGAAATTGAACTTTTGATTGCTAACTTTAAATTTAGATTGGAAAGCTTTACAAAAATGAATCCGTTTTCCATTGGTGTAATCTTACCTAGCTCAGGTGAGAAGCTTGAGTTTGGTAAGCGAGCTCTTGTTGGAATTGACAATGGTATTAGAGAGCTTAATAAAAATATTGAAAATGGCCCTAAGTACGAAGTTTTTCTTAAAGATAGTGAAGGTAGTGGTGTCGTAGGAGCTTATAGGGTTAAGGAGCTTGTTGAAAAACATTACGTTTCAGTAATCATAGGTGGGCTTTTCTCATCTGAAGCAACGAAAGAATATCTAGAAGCAAAGAGACATGGAGTTCTATTTATTAGTCTTTCTCAAATCTATCTTCCTAAAGAAGAGAAGAACCATTTATTACTCGAAATCCCGGGTTCGGTTGAGTCACTTGTAAACAACTTGTTTTCTGAAGATATGTTAAACCATTTTGGTAAAAGAGCTGCAGTTATTTATCCTGATTCAGAAAGAGGTCAAGCTTATGTCGATGAATTTTGGAGAAAAGCTAAAATTCACGATGTAAAAGTAACAGAAGTTAAGTCTTACGATAAGAATAAAACTGACCACAGGGAAACGATTCAAAAGCTTTTGGGTCTTAAGTATAAAAGAGAGAGACAAGAAGAGCTTGATATAATGGAAGATATTCATTCTCTCGAAAAAAGTAGCTCGACAAGAAGAATTCAGACATTGAAGCCAATCGTTGATTTTGATTGGGCCTTCGTTCCGGCATTTCCAAATGAGGCTTTACAGATAATTCCATCATTTACATACTTTGATGCTTTTAACTTAAACCTCATAGGTGGGCCTTCGTGGAGATCGAAAGCATTAAGTAGAGAGAGTCACAAATTAGGCTCGCTTTACTTCATAGGTGATGACTTTAAAATTGATAATTCAACTTTTGTTAATAACTTTATTGATAGATATAAAGTACAGCCACGGCTAATTGAAATGCGTGCTTACGATGCATTCAATGTTCTAAATACTATCTTGGCAGAGAGTTCTATTACTACTAGAGACGAGCTAGAAATGCTTGTGAGAAGTAGAGAAGAAATTGTAGGTCTTACCGGGACTTGGACTCTTCAGGATAATGTTTGGCTTAAGCAAATGGTACCTCTGAAATTGAGAAGAGGAAAAATAGAGCCAGTACAATTTGTTAAAAAAGAAGACGAAAAAAAATCTCTTTAA
- a CDS encoding AMP nucleosidase, which yields MAVKGKTAKKKVSSSKKKATKKAAKKTTTKKAPAAKKVAKKKVTKKAPVTKKVARKKVTKKAKSTLKVLASPSSAIAPSADPYSLVRMTTKKSVNSVEEKKASLRARRIHWNEDKKKIAVDMLERYTGHNIEDFQQQIILTNFHYYVERFNSLLDDANYTKGSAFKASSSKKAKVTIVEFGVGSAMAALIGELVSVVSPKAVLFLGLAGSVHPSLKVGDFVLPIASVRAEGVSDHFLPPQVPALPTFKVQKFVSQILVEHGHDYRTGTIHSTDFRFWEFDDRFKQNLIEERVLAVEMETAALFTACFVSKVNIGALLLISDCPLKKGGIKTKSSAKEVFRKYTDIHIELGIEAMADIAERGEKVRHYNW from the coding sequence ATGGCCGTCAAAGGAAAGACTGCGAAAAAGAAGGTATCTTCTTCAAAGAAGAAAGCTACCAAAAAAGCAGCAAAAAAAACTACAACTAAGAAAGCTCCAGCAGCTAAAAAGGTTGCTAAGAAAAAAGTGACTAAAAAAGCTCCTGTAACTAAAAAAGTTGCACGTAAAAAAGTTACAAAAAAAGCAAAGTCGACCTTGAAGGTTCTTGCATCTCCAAGTAGTGCGATAGCACCAAGTGCTGATCCTTATTCTCTTGTTAGAATGACAACAAAGAAAAGTGTAAACTCTGTAGAAGAGAAGAAGGCAAGTCTTCGCGCGAGAAGAATTCATTGGAATGAAGATAAAAAGAAAATCGCTGTAGATATGCTTGAGCGATACACTGGTCATAATATTGAAGACTTTCAACAGCAAATTATTTTAACTAATTTTCATTATTACGTAGAGAGATTTAACTCATTACTAGATGATGCAAACTACACTAAAGGTTCTGCCTTTAAAGCTTCTTCTTCAAAAAAAGCAAAAGTAACAATTGTAGAATTTGGTGTTGGCTCAGCTATGGCCGCTCTTATTGGTGAGCTTGTTTCTGTAGTATCGCCTAAGGCAGTTCTCTTTTTAGGACTTGCTGGTTCTGTGCATCCATCTTTGAAAGTTGGAGACTTTGTTCTACCTATAGCATCTGTTAGAGCAGAAGGTGTTTCTGATCACTTTCTACCTCCACAAGTTCCGGCCCTGCCAACGTTTAAAGTTCAAAAATTTGTATCACAAATTTTAGTTGAGCATGGACATGACTATAGAACTGGAACAATTCATAGTACTGATTTCCGTTTCTGGGAATTTGATGATCGTTTCAAGCAAAACCTAATTGAAGAAAGAGTTCTAGCTGTTGAAATGGAAACTGCTGCATTATTTACAGCGTGCTTTGTTTCTAAGGTTAATATTGGAGCATTACTTCTAATATCTGACTGTCCTTTGAAGAAGGGTGGAATTAAGACGAAGAGTTCTGCAAAAGAAGTATTTAGAAAATATACAGATATTCATATCGAACTAGGGATTGAGGCAATGGCCGATATCGCAGAACGTGGTGAAAAAGTTAGACATTATAATTGGTAA
- a CDS encoding rod shape-determining protein: MFKKFLDWFSNDLAIDLGTANCLVYAKDRGIIVNEPSVVAVHQGMKGVNKVLAVGKEAKEMLGRTPGSIKAIRPMRDGVISDFEVTQAMLKYFIQKSLTGSKLIKPRIIICIPFGITQVEKRAVKESAEQAGAREVYLIEEPMAAAIGAGLPITEPSGNMIVDIGGGTTEVAVISLGGIVYSQSVRVAGDKFDEAITSYIKKKYSLLIGERTAEAIKISIGNAYPFDEEVKTFEVKGRDLIAGAPKIIEVTSDEIRDALSDPISEVVEAIKVSLEKTPPELAADIVDNGIILAGGGSLLANLDVLIKEKTGLPVSLAEDPLTCVVRGCGKALESIHLLRQVATLS, translated from the coding sequence ATGTTCAAGAAATTTTTAGACTGGTTTTCAAACGATTTAGCAATCGACCTGGGTACTGCAAACTGTTTAGTTTATGCAAAAGATCGAGGAATAATTGTTAACGAACCTTCTGTTGTTGCTGTTCACCAAGGAATGAAGGGTGTGAACAAAGTTCTTGCAGTTGGGAAAGAAGCAAAAGAAATGCTAGGGAGAACTCCTGGTAGCATAAAGGCCATCCGACCAATGAGAGATGGAGTTATTTCAGACTTTGAAGTAACACAGGCCATGCTTAAATACTTTATTCAAAAATCACTAACTGGATCTAAGCTGATTAAGCCTAGAATTATAATTTGTATTCCTTTTGGGATTACTCAAGTTGAAAAACGTGCAGTTAAAGAATCGGCTGAGCAGGCTGGAGCAAGAGAAGTTTACCTTATTGAAGAGCCAATGGCTGCTGCAATAGGTGCTGGTCTTCCGATCACTGAGCCATCTGGGAATATGATTGTAGATATCGGTGGTGGAACAACTGAGGTTGCTGTTATCTCTCTGGGTGGGATCGTATACTCTCAATCAGTAAGAGTTGCTGGCGATAAATTTGATGAAGCGATTACTTCATATATTAAAAAGAAGTATTCTCTTTTAATTGGAGAAAGAACTGCTGAAGCGATTAAGATATCTATTGGTAACGCGTATCCATTTGATGAAGAAGTAAAAACTTTTGAAGTGAAAGGTAGAGATTTAATTGCAGGTGCGCCTAAGATTATTGAGGTAACTTCGGATGAGATTAGAGATGCGCTTTCAGACCCAATTTCTGAAGTTGTTGAAGCAATAAAAGTTTCTCTAGAAAAGACTCCACCAGAACTGGCAGCAGATATCGTTGATAATGGTATTATACTTGCTGGAGGTGGTTCATTGCTAGCAAACTTGGACGTACTAATTAAAGAGAAGACAGGGTTACCAGTTTCATTAGCTGAAGATCCTTTAACTTGTGTGGTAAGGGGCTGTGGTAAAGCACTAGAGTCAATTCACTTACTAAGACAAGTTGCTACATTATCTTAA
- a CDS encoding ABC transporter permease, protein MNESIRKFSYSLFTMFLAVTAIFIVLRATPGDPVEKILGPEAKVEEIAKMRSDLGLDKPLVIQFKSYLVGIVNGDIGSSLFKNVPVTTLIKKHMQPTAVLAFVSVTLAMIIGTMLGIWAGFKKSGYFDNVSRIISLIFLSFPIFSLAPILVYIFAIKLRVLPVSEWGTISQSILPLVTLVIPLSAVLMRVSRNKLLEESSSPWVQVLKSKGMADKDILIRLTKVCMPTILNVVAIQLSVVLAGTMITETIFDIPGMGLLLFEGIQNRDYPVVQGVILYSTVIYMGIYFIVDFINAKIDPRIVS, encoded by the coding sequence ATGAACGAATCAATAAGAAAATTTAGTTATTCACTCTTTACTATGTTCCTAGCTGTCACTGCAATTTTTATAGTTCTACGAGCGACACCAGGTGATCCAGTTGAAAAGATTTTAGGTCCAGAAGCTAAGGTAGAAGAAATTGCCAAGATGAGATCTGACCTAGGTCTTGATAAGCCTCTAGTTATTCAATTTAAATCCTACCTTGTAGGAATTGTTAATGGTGATATTGGATCATCACTATTTAAAAATGTTCCTGTTACAACACTAATTAAAAAGCACATGCAACCTACTGCTGTTTTGGCATTTGTCTCTGTAACTTTGGCAATGATTATAGGGACAATGTTGGGGATATGGGCAGGGTTCAAGAAATCCGGATATTTTGATAATGTGTCACGTATTATTTCTTTAATTTTTTTATCGTTTCCTATATTTTCACTAGCTCCAATTTTAGTTTATATATTTGCAATAAAATTAAGAGTTCTTCCTGTAAGTGAGTGGGGAACAATTTCTCAAAGTATTTTACCACTAGTAACCTTAGTCATTCCTTTGAGTGCTGTTCTTATGCGTGTTTCGAGAAACAAACTATTGGAAGAGTCCAGTTCACCTTGGGTGCAAGTTTTAAAATCAAAAGGAATGGCAGATAAGGATATTTTAATAAGACTTACTAAGGTTTGTATGCCGACGATATTAAATGTCGTGGCCATTCAATTGTCCGTTGTTCTTGCCGGAACGATGATTACTGAAACGATATTTGATATTCCAGGGATGGGGCTTTTACTATTTGAAGGTATTCAAAATAGAGATTATCCGGTCGTTCAAGGAGTTATTCTATATTCAACAGTAATATATATGGGGATTTATTTTATTGTAGATTTTATAAATGCGAAAATTGATCCAAGGATTGTTTCTTAA
- a CDS encoding ABC transporter permease — protein sequence MKKNNINKEMKIGSILIAAYLFWALGWIIYSNFIMGSISSPYFPKADMTLELLNPGTKGFFLGTDIYGRSIIEILSAGLSYSLGISLLVSITSATIGICIGYLSITGNKTIKVLSDLVINLIFIFPSILIAIMVMSVIGQSFWGLVFALIITGWPGYARIARGETMRVMGLTYVESARAIGITELRLFLKVIVPSILPLMMVHIVLGVSGVIISEAALGFLGLGGSEYSWGAMLSIAKTVLLEAPYIVIILSIVMAGLIIGLNLLGDGLRDYLDPRKSFSS from the coding sequence ATGAAGAAGAATAATATAAATAAAGAAATGAAAATAGGTTCTATACTTATAGCTGCATATCTCTTTTGGGCCTTAGGTTGGATTATTTATAGTAATTTCATTATGGGCTCGATCTCATCGCCTTATTTTCCTAAAGCAGATATGACTTTAGAGCTGCTAAATCCAGGAACAAAAGGTTTTTTCCTTGGTACAGATATTTACGGTAGATCAATTATTGAAATTTTATCTGCTGGACTTAGTTACAGCTTAGGAATTTCATTACTTGTGAGTATTACTTCAGCAACGATAGGGATTTGTATCGGATACCTATCCATTACTGGTAATAAGACAATAAAGGTATTAAGTGACCTCGTTATCAATTTAATTTTTATTTTTCCAAGTATTCTTATTGCAATAATGGTTATGTCAGTTATTGGTCAATCATTTTGGGGACTCGTTTTTGCTTTGATCATTACTGGATGGCCAGGTTATGCGAGGATCGCTCGCGGTGAGACAATGAGGGTAATGGGATTAACATATGTGGAAAGTGCCCGTGCTATCGGTATTACAGAATTGAGATTATTTTTAAAGGTTATAGTTCCGTCAATACTACCTTTGATGATGGTTCACATTGTATTAGGTGTTAGTGGCGTTATCATAAGTGAAGCAGCATTAGGCTTTTTAGGTTTAGGTGGATCTGAATACTCATGGGGAGCAATGTTATCAATTGCTAAAACAGTACTTCTCGAAGCACCATATATTGTAATTATATTATCAATTGTTATGGCCGGTTTAATAATTGGATTAAACTTACTTGGTGATGGATTAAGAGATTATCTTGATCCGAGGAAATCATTTTCGAGTTAA
- the nagZ gene encoding beta-N-acetylhexosaminidase encodes MSNLGQLIITGISGTSLTDEERDFLEKENIGGVILFSNNYESPAQLAELVNQIQTTRREYPLFVCVDNEGGRVFRFKTGFTTFPPMLDIGLLDSPKTVFECAQIMAKELKSCGVNVNLAPVCDIYNNELNKVIGDRAFGKDAETVSKYISSIIRGLQTSDILSCAKHFPGHGNTTKDSHFDLPIVKKTIEDLRAEEFIPFVKAVKARVEFVMMAHLIVDSIDEELPTSLSPKAYQLLREELRYNKLIITDDMQMKAIDDRYSVEDAAVMAINAGADIVEYKDMSYARRALDGLKKAQLNQTLKVEVITDRYSRVMDCKERLLKDYTPVYIPDIGKNIATINSQNYMDEVRKKIEEL; translated from the coding sequence ATGAGTAATTTAGGACAATTAATTATTACAGGTATTTCAGGTACATCTTTAACTGACGAAGAAAGAGATTTTCTTGAAAAAGAAAATATTGGTGGTGTAATACTGTTTTCCAATAATTATGAATCGCCTGCTCAGCTTGCAGAGCTAGTAAATCAAATTCAAACAACAAGAAGAGAATATCCATTATTCGTATGTGTTGATAACGAAGGTGGGAGAGTTTTTAGATTTAAGACTGGATTTACGACTTTTCCTCCAATGCTAGATATTGGTCTTCTAGATTCTCCTAAGACCGTTTTTGAGTGTGCTCAAATTATGGCAAAAGAACTAAAAAGTTGTGGAGTTAATGTAAACCTAGCTCCAGTTTGTGATATTTATAATAACGAATTAAATAAAGTTATTGGAGATCGTGCTTTTGGAAAAGATGCAGAAACGGTATCAAAGTATATATCTTCAATAATTCGAGGATTGCAAACGAGCGATATATTATCTTGCGCCAAGCATTTTCCAGGTCATGGAAATACAACTAAAGACTCTCACTTTGATCTGCCAATTGTAAAAAAAACGATTGAAGATCTACGTGCAGAAGAATTTATCCCTTTCGTTAAGGCCGTAAAAGCTAGAGTAGAGTTTGTTATGATGGCACACTTAATAGTTGATTCAATTGATGAGGAACTTCCAACATCCCTTAGCCCAAAGGCCTACCAATTGTTAAGAGAAGAACTCAGGTACAATAAGCTTATTATTACCGACGATATGCAGATGAAAGCTATTGATGATCGATATTCTGTAGAAGATGCCGCAGTTATGGCAATAAATGCAGGAGCTGACATCGTTGAATATAAAGATATGTCTTACGCTAGACGTGCATTAGATGGACTTAAAAAGGCGCAATTAAATCAAACGTTAAAAGTTGAAGTTATAACAGATAGATATAGTAGAGTAATGGACTGTAAAGAGAGACTTTTAAAAGACTACACCCCTGTCTATATTCCAGATATCGGAAAGAACATCGCAACGATAAATAGTCAGAACTATATGGATGAAGTAAGAAAGAAGATAGAAGAATTGTAG
- a CDS encoding type II secretion system F family protein codes for MKKSTYSIIYNLFLLFFMAFSFDVGAQGKRYEDLSTRELTAFLNEACDKGQMANCYEVGQMYLSSSQEVNKVKGRKKIIMACKGGHQNACDYLDGGLSKDTGSPILYYSSIILIGLAIFLVTIMMFQDEEEFKAAEKLDDGAKKDAPTENYGIVLRYSKPFFKRYVTPIVSSMKSKKHIKEKYRRKLASAGLTNVLSPEDFFSFKIFLIVGFPIVFIAVRVFLEETWPLSIIPVIGAVGFVYPDIWIKGRIQMRQKEVIMAMPFCVDMLALSVEAGLDFVAAMTKVVEKAKRTPLSEEFETMIKEIRIGASRAEALRNLAWRIDLIQISSFCATLIAADSVGASIGPILKALSVEIRQKKSSEVEKAGATAATKILFPMLFLIVPAVFIVVAAPIVLELVVQKK; via the coding sequence ATGAAAAAATCAACATACTCTATTATTTATAATTTGTTTCTACTTTTCTTTATGGCGTTTTCTTTTGATGTTGGCGCACAAGGTAAAAGGTATGAAGACTTAAGCACAAGAGAGCTTACGGCCTTTTTAAATGAGGCATGTGATAAAGGTCAGATGGCAAACTGTTATGAAGTTGGTCAAATGTATCTTTCATCTTCTCAAGAAGTAAATAAAGTAAAAGGTAGAAAGAAGATCATCATGGCATGTAAAGGTGGTCATCAAAATGCATGTGACTATTTAGATGGTGGATTATCTAAGGATACTGGTTCTCCAATTCTATACTACTCTTCAATTATTCTTATAGGACTTGCGATCTTTCTTGTAACTATAATGATGTTTCAAGATGAAGAGGAGTTCAAGGCCGCAGAAAAGCTTGATGATGGTGCTAAGAAAGATGCACCAACTGAAAACTACGGAATAGTTCTTCGCTACTCTAAACCATTTTTTAAGAGATATGTGACGCCGATTGTTTCTTCGATGAAGTCCAAGAAACATATTAAAGAGAAATATAGACGTAAATTGGCATCAGCTGGTTTAACAAATGTGCTTTCACCTGAAGACTTCTTTTCTTTTAAAATATTTCTAATCGTTGGATTTCCAATAGTATTTATAGCTGTCCGTGTTTTTCTAGAAGAGACATGGCCATTGTCGATCATTCCAGTGATTGGAGCCGTTGGATTTGTTTATCCAGATATATGGATAAAGGGACGGATTCAAATGAGACAAAAAGAGGTCATCATGGCGATGCCTTTTTGTGTTGATATGCTTGCCTTATCAGTAGAAGCGGGTTTGGACTTTGTTGCTGCAATGACAAAGGTTGTAGAAAAGGCGAAAAGAACACCTTTGTCTGAAGAGTTTGAAACCATGATTAAAGAGATACGAATTGGAGCAAGTAGAGCAGAAGCTTTAAGAAACTTGGCATGGAGAATTGACCTTATTCAAATTTCTTCATTCTGTGCAACTCTAATTGCTGCAGATTCTGTAGGGGCATCGATTGGTCCTATATTAAAAGCACTATCGGTAGAAATTAGGCAAAAGAAATCATCTGAGGTTGAAAAAGCAGGAGCCACTGCTGCAACGAAAATTCTATTTCCTATGCTTTTTCTAATAGTTCCTGCGGTTTTTATAGTCGTTGCGGCTCCAATAGTACTTGAATTAGTAGTGCAGAAAAAATAA